The window GGAAAAGAAAAACGTTTTCAAATATTCCCACAGATTCTGTATAAAcgaaaaaatttgatttttgaatttttgtgctttatgaaaaaaaaattctCATGGAAGTAATGGGAAAgtttattattattcacataaccTTTTAGTTTTCTCTTAGTCTATTTCGTGTTTTCTCCATCTATTTCTCCACTCCAACGACGAATTCTTCACCTCACTCAATTTTCAAGTAAGTCTCTCTCTCTCACCCACTCCTTTTTCAATTTTGATTTTTCGAAACTTAGGAATTTTCTGCTATTTCAAACCCTAGGCTTGAAAAAATTATTATTGTTCTCTTGTGCATGTATAGTCTAATAAAACCTAAGTTCTTATTTGTTTCGTCTTAAAAACAATGAATTTGTTAAAAGATAATATTGAGCTGGTTTATTCTTGTTAGTTTGGTCTATTTTTCAGATCTGTTTTTTTATATGGATTGGAGCTATGTATTTACAGGCTTTCTTCACAAATATGGAGAAATTAGAAAGATTTCTAAGTTGCCCATGTCAAAATGAGAAATATTTTCTTCGTTGAGAACTGTAAAATAATGTAGTCTTTAATTAAAAGTAGCTACAGATTTAACAATGCAAGCATAATATTACTAGGACCGCAGACAAACACCTTCTAAAACTAGAATTTTCACTACAAGAAATAAGTCTAATTGTGGAGGTTTATTTGTGGGGATCATAAGAACCCCCACTGTAAGATCATTCTATGGCATTTCTTTTAATTGCTGTTGTATAATTCTTTTTGTGGCGGTCTTATTGTAGATATTTTTTATAACCTTCACAAATTGCAGCATATTGTGAAGGTTCGTAAATACTGTAATTTAATACAATTTGTGACAGTTATAACCTCCACAATTTAAGGTGTCAATCAAAAATCTGAACTTTGAAAAaatctatctatatagaataTGAGAAGCAAATCAGTGTGATGATGCCAAGTGTCACAATAAAAATTTAGCAATTGTCAAATTTTAGGATAAAATTAGTTAAGTTGGTTAAcaattagttactctttttgaatttaaatttaaaataaataaatatctatatatattttttaaaactattaaaaaataaaaaattatataaatctataacgtCAATGTAGAGATATATTAAATGATAAGGCTAATTTATTTTTTGGAAATGAGAAAGTTTTttgaataataattcatatggtcaTGTTATATGCTATATAGATAAGATAAAACTAAAGACAAAAACATAAACAATAatttcaagaaataaataaaatagacAAAGATATAATTTAACTTCTTATATAGTAATcttaatataaaaattaaactttcaTATTTAATTCAAACATGAAGAAGAATCCAATTTAATTTCTTAttgaaaataatataaatataattattacAATTATTAGTAGATTTATGACATATATTAAAAGAACTTATTTATTTAACAATTGGACCGCTAACGTTTAACATATCCACAAGACGAGTGTTGTAGATATACAAATACTAATATGGATGTGCAgttatagaagattaaataagattaaaaaaaattatcatcTTCGCTAGAGGTTCAAGTAACACGTATTAAGAATATAATGAGAGGTCAGTTGAGATGGCTTGGTAATAACCTGTGTCAACCTATAGAACAAGTTTAGAACAAAATAAATTTGATTTATTTTAGCTTGCTATATCACTTGCTTCTTACAAGAGGGGAAAAGCCCTTTAAATAGATTATTTCCATTTTAGGTTCTTACCTAACATAATATGAAAAGATTTTGGTTCGATTGACCGAGATTAGGCAGCCAATTCATTTAATTGGATCATCGTCAAGATCGGTGATCGCATTTTCAACTCAGAATCATTTTAGAGATTCTGTATGAAGATTTTGTGGTTTTCATTCACCTTGGTGCATTTCAATCTTCACCTTTCAGCTGTGAGAATTAAATTCTCCCAAATTCACTGTGATTTGCCAGTTTGTTGTTCTCTCTGATTTGTTGCTTTGAAAAATCATGAAAGGAAAATGTTCGTCGACGTCGATTATCTGCGTTTCCAATTTTGGTCAAGGAGATAATAAGAGAAACTCCCATCGTCATCTTCATAATCATCTTCAATCTATTTCTTCTCTGCCACTTTCATCAAGATTCTTGATTTCCATAAACAGATCAGATTTACCATTAATAAAACAGAATATCAAGAAACATAGATTATTTCTGGGTTCTGGCTCTACATCAGAGAATCAAAAAAGACTGTCATTTTCTTCAGCATCTTGAAGAGGACAAGAATCACTCTGTGATTGAATTACACCTTTCCTTGCTGCAATCCAGGTTCTATTATTCCTCTATTGTCTTGATATTTTAATAATTTGATATTTAAGCGTAATTGTATTCCCTTGCCTGCCTATTTTGTTCTTGAATCTTTAGTTAGTATTTGCCCTAGCattgtcaaattaattgcattAGTGATAGCTTTGCCTATTTGTTTATATTGTTATCTACCTGTTTAGATCAGTATTTTGAATCCTTATTTCATATATACTTTGGGatctttagttgtagattatagccTCATTtagctcttgtattgtatttctcCACTTATTTTTCTatcctttagttgtagattataatTCCTTTAGTCCCCctattttattttttcacctGTTTGTCTGACCTTCAGTTGTAGATTATAGTTCTcgttagtttttttatttttatttcttcgcCTTTTTTGCGACCTTTAGTGGTGGATTATTTTTTGGTAATTCATATTATTTTTGTCGCTTGTTTTCAGGATAGTGCTTGTGTAGTGACTAGTAGATTATAGTGGCTTTGGTGAACGCTGGTAGGGTAAGGTCTTGTCCTCGGGAGTGTCAGCGCGGGGGAGAGGGTACGGGGGTTAAGGGGGTAAGAGGGCTAAGGGAGCTACTAGGGTAAGAGTGGGGTCTTGGAACATAGGAACTTTGACTGAAAAATCTGTAGAGTTAGCGAAGATTCTCGAGAAAAGGAAGATTAATATAGCTTGTATAcaggagactaggtgggtaggagATAAGGCGCGGGATGTGGGCAGTTTCAAACTTTGGTATTCTGGAGGGTGGAGGGCAGGAACGGGGTAGGTATCTTGGTTGATAAGGACCTCTGTGAACTAGTGGTGGAGGTTACGAGGGTGAATGACAGGTTGATGACTATTAAGCTAGTTGTCGGAGATTTTAATTAGAACATAATCAGTGTGTATGCACCCCAAGTAGGCTTGGATGAGGAAGTCAAAAGGTGTTTCTgggaggatttggatgagatggtgcGTGGTATCCCGCATACCGAGAAGCTTTTCATAGGAGGAGATTTCAACAACCACATTGGAGGGACGTCTGGGGGGTATGATGATGTGCATGGTGGCTTTGGTTTTGGAGATAGAAACGGAGGAGGAATGTCTTTGCTGGACTTTGCTAGAGtatttgatttggtgatagcaaactcgagtttctcgaagaagagggagcacttggtcaccttcTAGAGTTCGATGGTcgagactcagattgattatttaCTCTGCAGGAAGTTCAATAGAGGTCTTTGCACGGATTGCAAGGTCATCCTGAGTGAGAACCACTCGACCCTTCATAGGCTCCtggtcatggaccttgagatcacgaggaagaggaggaagaggaggaacAAGGCGATGTATAGCAAACATaggatcaagtggggagccttgacgaAAGCTAAAGCGCAAGAGTTAGGGGCCAAGCTGGTGACTATGGGCacttggaggagtagtggggacgcaAGCGCTATGTGAACCACGACTGCGCAATGCATTAGGGAAGTCGCGAGAAaggtattaggggtctcaaagggttactctggTGGTCACAAGGGAGACTGGTGGTAGAATGGAGAGGTGCAAGAAAAAGTGGAAACCAAGAAAGTAGCATATCTGAAGCTAGTGGAAAGTgtagacgaggaggagaagagggcgaatagggagcattataagctggctaagaaagaggcaaagtTAACAGTTACATCGGCCAAAACTGCAGCTTTTAGTTgtttgtatgaggaactcgagggccgaggtagggataagaggttgttcagtTTAGCCAAGGCACGAGAAAGGAAGGCGTGGGACTtggaccaagtgaggtgcatcaaggacga is drawn from Nicotiana tomentosiformis chromosome 12, ASM39032v3, whole genome shotgun sequence and contains these coding sequences:
- the LOC138903157 gene encoding uncharacterized protein; this translates as MDLEITRKRRKRRNKAMYSKHRIKWGALTKAKAQELGAKLNGEVQEKVETKKVAYLKLVESVDEEEKRANREHYKLAKKEAKLTVTSAKTAAFSCLYEELEGRGRDKRLFSLAKARERKAWDLDQVRCIKDEEGRVLFDEGLIRRRWQTYFHSLLNEEGDMSIVLGDLELSENHCDFGYCRWIRVDEVEGAMRKMSRGKATGPDEIWWRFRRVRAKQVWSGSLGYLMSFLE